Part of the Nitrospirota bacterium genome, CTGGGAAACTCCAACCTAACAGGATGCTGAAAAAGTCTGCCAGCAGCGTTCTCGCATCGCTCAGACCCTCAACGTACCCTCCGGGTACGCCTCGGCCCTTCACTCGCTGCGGCCTTGCTGGACAGCCATTTTGAGCATCCTGCACATCGCGGCAAACTCTATTCTATTTCTATTGACGATGAGATGGGGATAAAGATTCGCAGCCCGTTCAGGCGGCGGCATCTACTTGACTGGAGGATTTTCCTGACTGATCCTGCGTCTGAGCCTGGACAAAGGCCAGCAGACGCTTGTCCTCTTGGGCAGCTCGAAGAAACTTGAAGGCGATACCGCGAGGGCTCACAGAACGGACCATCGCAGCCACTTCAAGAGGAAGATCACCTTCGCTCAACGACAATTGCAGATAGAAGATGTCGTCCGTATGGACCAGGGTCTCGCTCTTGATGAT contains:
- a CDS encoding PilZ domain-containing protein, coding for MLRSLPQSPREHLASFLFVAPFKCPSCSHRFLASRLWLDHPTHPMDRREHLRIPVRLYLSFSGGKVRGEGTVLDLSMGGCIIKSETLVHTDDIFYLQLSLSEGDLPLEVAAMVRSVSPRGIAFKFLRAAQEDKRLLAFVQAQTQDQSGKSSSQVDAAA